The Methanohalophilus levihalophilus genome has a segment encoding these proteins:
- a CDS encoding 50S ribosomal protein L6 — MAKEMKKVIPIPEGVNISYEKRLFTATGGKGTNSKSLWYPGITITVSDSEVVVDSASTRKQQKAMVGTISSHIANLMKGVADGYEYRLKVVYAHFPMQLKVEGDKLMISNFLGEKNPRSAKIIGDTKVKTSSDEVVVTGINKEDVGQTASNIEQVTRIKRFDPRVFQDGVYIVEKS; from the coding sequence ATGGCTAAAGAGATGAAAAAGGTCATCCCAATTCCTGAAGGGGTAAATATTTCCTACGAAAAGAGGTTATTTACCGCAACAGGCGGGAAAGGAACCAATTCAAAGAGTTTGTGGTATCCTGGGATTACAATAACCGTAAGCGATTCAGAAGTAGTCGTTGATTCCGCTTCTACTCGCAAGCAGCAGAAAGCAATGGTTGGGACAATTTCATCCCACATCGCTAATCTGATGAAAGGAGTAGCTGATGGATATGAATATCGCCTTAAAGTGGTCTACGCTCACTTCCCTATGCAACTGAAAGTTGAAGGCGATAAACTGATGATCAGCAATTTCCTCGGGGAAAAGAACCCGAGATCTGCCAAAATCATCGGGGATACCAAGGTAAAAACATCTTCCGACGAAGTTGTGGTTACCGGTATCAACAAAGAAGATGTTGGACAGACCGCTTCTAACATTGAACAGGTTACAAGGATTAAAAGATTTGATCCCCGTGTTTTCCAGGATGGAGTCTATATAGTTGAGAAGAGTTGA
- a CDS encoding 30S ribosomal protein S8 — protein MVLLDPLADALSVIKNAEAVGKPSCTLKPASNLIGNVLKVMKDGGYIGEFEFEDDGKAGIYRVNLIGQINKCGAIKPRYSVGAKDFERWEKQFLPAKNFGTLILTTPQGVMSQYEAREKNVGGQLLSFVY, from the coding sequence ATGGTACTGCTCGACCCACTTGCGGATGCGTTATCAGTTATCAAGAATGCTGAGGCTGTTGGGAAACCGTCCTGCACATTGAAACCCGCATCCAACCTTATTGGAAATGTACTGAAGGTCATGAAGGATGGAGGATACATTGGTGAGTTCGAATTCGAGGATGATGGAAAAGCTGGCATATACCGTGTAAATCTGATAGGACAGATTAACAAATGCGGTGCTATCAAACCCCGTTATTCAGTAGGAGCTAAAGATTTCGAGAGATGGGAAAAACAGTTCCTTCCCGCAAAGAATTTCGGCACACTGATCCTGACAACACCTCAGGGTGTAATGTCCCAGTACGAAGCACGTGAAAAGAACGTTGGCGGCCAATTGCTTTCATTCGTCTACTGA
- a CDS encoding 30S ribosomal protein S4e → MGKHQKRISVPRSWQISKKSNKWITATRPGPHNKDQSVPLAVLLRDMLGIVNNRAEAKRVLSEGKVLVDGIVRKDLRFPIGLMDIITIPENNVSYRVLFDNKGRLILKQLDGIENTKLCRINNKTYVKGGKIQLNLNDGSNILGSNDYKTKDSIVLSLPDREVVKHIEYKEGSLAMIVGGGHTGELGTISAINPVRSSRSNKVSISGDSDFDTIEDYVFVVGETEPEINLGGDVV, encoded by the coding sequence ATGGGTAAACATCAGAAAAGAATATCTGTTCCACGCAGCTGGCAGATTTCCAAGAAATCCAACAAATGGATCACGGCTACAAGACCAGGTCCCCACAACAAGGACCAGAGTGTTCCTCTGGCAGTCTTGCTTAGGGATATGCTGGGAATAGTTAACAACCGTGCAGAAGCAAAGAGAGTTCTCTCAGAAGGAAAAGTACTGGTCGATGGGATTGTCCGCAAGGATCTCAGATTCCCAATTGGCTTAATGGATATTATTACCATTCCTGAAAACAATGTCTCCTACCGTGTCCTTTTCGACAACAAAGGTAGGCTTATACTGAAACAGCTTGATGGTATTGAAAACACCAAGCTTTGCAGGATTAACAATAAGACGTATGTAAAGGGCGGCAAAATCCAGCTTAACCTCAATGATGGAAGTAATATCCTTGGTTCAAATGATTACAAGACCAAGGATTCCATTGTGCTTTCACTTCCTGACAGGGAAGTCGTTAAACACATTGAGTACAAGGAAGGTAGCCTCGCAATGATTGTTGGCGGAGGTCACACCGGTGAGCTTGGTACTATCAGTGCCATCAACCCGGTACGCAGTTCCAGAAGCAACAAAGTTTCAATTTCAGGAGACTCTGATTTCGATACAATCGAAGATTACGTGTTTGTTGTCGGAGAGACAGAACCGGAGATTAATCTCGGCGGTGATGTTGTATGA
- a CDS encoding 50S ribosomal protein L14, with protein sequence MKGIRSTIPRALNAGAKIECVDNTGARTVEIISVKKYRGVKNRQPRAGIGDMCVVSVKKGTPEMRKQILHAVIVRQKKEFRRPDGLRVSFEDNAVVLTDTDGIPKGTDIKGPIAREVAERYPKIGTTASIIV encoded by the coding sequence ATGAAAGGAATCAGGTCGACCATTCCACGTGCACTGAACGCCGGTGCAAAGATAGAATGTGTAGATAATACAGGTGCACGTACAGTAGAGATTATCTCTGTCAAAAAGTACAGAGGTGTCAAGAACAGGCAGCCACGGGCTGGCATTGGTGACATGTGTGTTGTATCCGTAAAGAAAGGAACTCCTGAAATGAGGAAGCAGATTCTTCATGCCGTAATTGTCAGGCAGAAGAAAGAATTCCGCAGGCCGGATGGTCTCAGGGTTTCATTCGAGGACAACGCAGTAGTTCTTACCGACACAGACGGGATACCAAAAGGTACTGACATTAAAGGTCCGATTGCCCGTGAAGTGGCAGAGCGCTATCCAAAGATAGGCACCACTGCATCCATAATCGTGTGA
- a CDS encoding 50S ribosomal protein L19e, with translation MSNLANQKKLASKILGCGMNRVWLDPDAAEDIAGAITRADIRDLIEAGQIKAAPVRGVSRGRARVRDAKRKYGHRKGHGSRKGRKGARNPRKEQWMKKIRALRRRLKEMRDEGELDRSTYCLVYRKAKGGEYRSVAHLEAHLAIEKEE, from the coding sequence ATGTCAAATCTCGCCAACCAGAAGAAACTTGCATCCAAGATCCTGGGTTGTGGAATGAACAGGGTCTGGCTTGACCCGGACGCTGCAGAGGATATTGCAGGGGCAATTACCCGTGCTGATATTCGTGATCTCATAGAAGCAGGTCAGATCAAAGCTGCTCCTGTTCGCGGTGTAAGCAGGGGTCGTGCAAGGGTAAGGGATGCCAAACGCAAGTATGGACATCGTAAAGGACACGGTTCCAGAAAAGGACGTAAAGGCGCCAGGAATCCACGTAAAGAGCAGTGGATGAAGAAAATCCGTGCTCTTCGCAGGAGACTTAAAGAAATGCGCGATGAAGGTGAACTTGACAGGTCTACCTATTGTCTGGTATACCGCAAGGCAAAAGGCGGAGAATACAGAAGTGTTGCCCACCTTGAAGCACACCTTGCAATCGAGAAAGAGGAATGA
- a CDS encoding 50S ribosomal protein L5 — MSNPMRNPKVEKIVVHMGVGESGQRLVDAETILSDITKQTVIRSYAKRTLPAFNIKKNEPIGCKVTLRGNSAEDFLKTSLGIVENRLSEGQFDNNGNVSFGIEEHTDFPGMRYDPNIGIFGMDISVIVNRPGYRINKRRVVKRKIPTSHRITKEDTISFFQDKYAVEVE; from the coding sequence ATGAGTAATCCGATGAGAAACCCTAAAGTCGAGAAAATCGTTGTTCATATGGGTGTTGGTGAAAGCGGTCAGAGGCTTGTTGATGCTGAGACCATTCTCAGTGACATAACAAAGCAGACTGTTATCAGATCCTATGCAAAACGTACTCTTCCGGCATTTAACATCAAGAAGAACGAGCCCATAGGCTGTAAGGTAACTCTTCGTGGAAACTCTGCTGAAGATTTCCTGAAAACTTCCCTTGGAATTGTCGAAAACAGGTTAAGCGAAGGGCAGTTTGACAACAACGGAAATGTTTCTTTTGGTATTGAGGAACACACAGATTTCCCAGGAATGAGGTATGATCCTAATATTGGGATATTCGGAATGGACATCAGTGTAATTGTCAATCGTCCCGGATACCGTATTAATAAGAGAAGGGTTGTAAAACGCAAGATCCCAACTTCTCACAGGATCACAAAAGAGGACACCATATCCTTCTTCCAGGATAAATACGCTGTGGAGGTTGAATAA
- the rplX gene encoding 50S ribosomal protein L24: MVSKQPRKQRKARYNAPLHVKQKYVSAPLSKDLRSKYGRSARVAVGDKVIVTRGDHAGTKGEVEVVSLKNGTIVVEGIYVTKADGTEVPRPIYPSNVTITDLNLDDKQRAARLSKSR; the protein is encoded by the coding sequence ATGGTTTCAAAACAGCCACGAAAACAGCGTAAGGCACGCTACAACGCACCTCTGCATGTGAAGCAGAAATACGTGTCTGCTCCACTTTCCAAAGATCTGCGTTCAAAATACGGTCGCAGTGCAAGGGTTGCAGTAGGTGACAAGGTAATTGTTACAAGAGGAGATCACGCAGGTACAAAGGGAGAGGTAGAAGTTGTTTCTCTCAAGAACGGTACCATTGTCGTGGAAGGTATATATGTTACAAAAGCTGATGGAACCGAAGTTCCAAGGCCGATATATCCATCCAATGTGACTATCACAGACCTTAATCTGGACGATAAGCAGAGAGCAGCAAGATTATCAAAGAGCAGGTGA
- a CDS encoding 30S ribosomal protein S14 gives MVQTKKSFGRGANECKRCGRKQGLIRKYGIYLCRHCFREIAHDMGFEKYT, from the coding sequence ATGGTACAAACCAAGAAAAGTTTCGGACGCGGAGCAAACGAATGTAAACGTTGTGGCCGCAAGCAGGGTTTGATACGCAAATATGGTATCTATCTCTGCAGGCACTGCTTCAGGGAAATCGCCCACGATATGGGCTTTGAAAAGTATACATGA
- a CDS encoding 50S ribosomal protein L32e — translation MGNNNTGSSGSRTFTDDKQKKLFKVRKVQKGSKPTFRRANHHKFQRLDSNWRRPRGLQGKQRRHYKAKGAIAQVGYGSPKAVKALHPSGYAEVLVNNLNDVDSVDAEVEAIRIAAKVGGRKKALIESKAAELGIKILNPSRSE, via the coding sequence ATGGGAAATAATAACACAGGTTCTTCCGGAAGCAGGACTTTTACCGATGACAAGCAGAAAAAGCTTTTCAAGGTAAGGAAAGTCCAGAAAGGCAGTAAGCCTACTTTCAGAAGGGCAAACCATCATAAATTCCAGCGTCTGGATTCAAATTGGAGACGTCCCCGTGGTTTACAGGGTAAACAGCGCCGCCACTATAAAGCAAAAGGTGCAATTGCTCAGGTTGGCTATGGAAGCCCTAAAGCTGTAAAGGCACTCCACCCATCCGGGTATGCTGAAGTCCTTGTAAACAACCTGAACGATGTTGATTCAGTAGATGCTGAAGTTGAAGCTATCCGTATTGCTGCAAAAGTAGGCGGACGCAAGAAAGCTCTCATTGAATCAAAAGCTGCAGAACTTGGGATTAAGATCCTGAATCCTTCAAGGAGTGAGTAA
- a CDS encoding 30S ribosomal protein S17, producing the protein MVKDIGLDVPTPSEECDDVNCPFHGELPVRGQILTGTVVSNKMDKTVVIQQKYEKFINKYQRYEKRQSKIHAHNPPCINAKVGDVVTIAECRPLSKTKSFVVINAEGQA; encoded by the coding sequence ATGGTAAAAGATATCGGATTGGATGTTCCGACACCGTCTGAGGAATGCGACGACGTAAACTGTCCATTCCATGGCGAACTTCCGGTAAGAGGACAGATCCTCACCGGCACAGTCGTCAGTAACAAGATGGACAAGACGGTGGTTATCCAACAGAAATATGAGAAATTCATCAATAAATACCAGCGATATGAAAAGCGACAATCCAAGATTCATGCCCACAATCCACCTTGCATCAATGCAAAGGTAGGCGATGTGGTCACGATAGCAGAATGTCGTCCGTTGAGTAAGACCAAATCATTTGTGGTCATTAACGCGGAGGGTCAGGCATGA